In a genomic window of Pseudomonas mohnii:
- a CDS encoding chemotaxis protein CheW, producing MLERLIDQRTSHLTGLLLPLADRNLILPNVAVAELIDYQPAAFDLDTPPWYLGRVPWRNRQIPLLSFESACGSKIIIGERARIVILNALGGRPELKFIAMLVQGIPRSYKLDSQLSYVDVPLCSLEKAAVQVGDQVARVPDLLALEELLVEAGLV from the coding sequence ATGCTTGAGCGGCTGATCGACCAGCGCACTAGCCACCTCACCGGCCTCTTGCTGCCACTGGCCGACCGTAACCTGATCCTGCCCAACGTCGCGGTCGCCGAACTGATCGACTACCAGCCCGCGGCATTCGACCTCGACACGCCGCCCTGGTATCTGGGGCGAGTACCGTGGCGCAACCGGCAAATCCCGCTGCTCAGTTTCGAGTCGGCGTGCGGCAGTAAAATCATCATCGGTGAGCGCGCCCGAATCGTCATCCTCAACGCCCTCGGCGGCCGCCCCGAGCTGAAATTCATCGCCATGCTGGTCCAGGGCATTCCCCGCTCGTACAAGCTCGACAGTCAGTTGAGCTATGTCGACGTGCCGTTGTGCTCGCTGGAAAAAGCAGCGGTGCAAGTCGGCGATCAAGTGGCCAGGGTTCCGGATTTGCTGGCGTTGGAAGAGTTGTTGGTGGAGGCGGGGTTGGTCTGA